A section of the Candidatus Binataceae bacterium genome encodes:
- a CDS encoding GNAT family N-acetyltransferase, whose protein sequence is MTDNEKDAQRSLAQDDAALDTSVAASRFSATERLHDGTSILIRAIRPDDKERLAEHARGLSPESIYHRFMSFKRNLSEEDLRKFTELDFAQHVGLVATLTEDGREHIEGVGRYIRTSDRRAEVALSVVDQLQRHGIAPLLLSHLSRIARHQGIVEFEANVMADNVHMLNVLAASGFKTHSEYDSGVVHVIVRIDNGA, encoded by the coding sequence ATGACCGACAACGAAAAGGACGCGCAACGATCCCTTGCGCAAGACGACGCAGCGCTCGATACAAGCGTCGCCGCCTCCAGGTTCAGCGCGACAGAAAGGCTGCATGACGGAACATCGATCCTTATTCGAGCGATCCGCCCCGATGACAAGGAACGGCTCGCCGAGCATGCGCGCGGGCTGAGCCCGGAATCCATTTATCATCGCTTTATGTCTTTCAAGCGCAACCTGAGCGAGGAGGACTTGAGGAAGTTTACTGAGCTGGATTTCGCCCAGCATGTCGGATTAGTGGCTACTCTCACCGAGGACGGTCGCGAGCATATTGAAGGAGTCGGACGCTATATCCGGACCTCGGATCGTCGGGCGGAAGTAGCACTTTCAGTCGTCGATCAACTCCAGCGGCACGGTATCGCGCCCCTGTTGCTATCGCATCTGAGCCGCATAGCTCGTCATCAAGGAATAGTTGAGTTCGAGGCCAACGTGATGGCTGACAATGTCCACATGCTCAATGTACTGGCGGCCAGCGGATTCAAAACCCACAGCGAATACGATTCGGGCGTCGTGCACGTCATAGTGCGCATCGACAATGGCGCTTAA
- the arsJ gene encoding organoarsenical effux MFS transporter ArsJ: MNNALRNYALVTGAYWGFTLTDGALRMLVLLHFDRLGYSAVEIAFLFLFYEFFGIVTNLLGGWIAARAGLKVTLYGGLLLQIGSLIMLALLQPAWSRLMSVCYVMSAQALSGIAKDLTKMSAKTAIKVVVPEGAEGALFKWVARLTGSKNALKGAGYFMGGALLGALGFTGSLIAMAVGLLAVLLATVFALPRGMGKAKTKIKFSHLFSKSSAVNWLSAARLFLFASRDVWFVVGLPVFLYSVLHWSFWQVGAFASAWFIGYGFVQALVPEILRLVGAREGVTGDTARLWAFVLVEIPICLALALGLNVSPGPALMIGLAVFMVVFAINSSVHSYLILAYSGEDEVAVNVGFYYMANAGGRLLGTLLSGLIFEFYGFIGCLLASGIMVLAASLLSFNLPRAQGVQLTVKLKEADA; this comes from the coding sequence GTGAACAACGCGCTACGCAATTACGCCCTGGTAACCGGTGCATACTGGGGCTTCACACTCACCGACGGCGCGCTGCGGATGCTAGTGCTGCTGCATTTCGATCGGCTCGGATATAGCGCCGTCGAAATCGCGTTCCTGTTTCTGTTCTACGAATTCTTCGGCATCGTCACTAATCTTCTCGGCGGATGGATCGCAGCCCGTGCGGGTCTCAAAGTCACACTCTACGGCGGTCTTCTGCTTCAGATCGGATCGCTCATCATGCTGGCGTTGCTGCAGCCGGCTTGGTCGCGGCTCATGTCGGTTTGCTACGTGATGTCGGCGCAGGCGTTGTCGGGAATCGCCAAAGACCTCACCAAGATGAGCGCCAAGACTGCGATCAAGGTCGTAGTTCCGGAAGGTGCGGAAGGCGCTCTCTTCAAATGGGTCGCACGGCTGACCGGCTCCAAGAATGCACTCAAGGGAGCCGGGTACTTCATGGGCGGCGCACTGCTCGGGGCGCTTGGATTCACGGGTTCGCTCATCGCGATGGCCGTTGGCCTACTCGCTGTGCTGCTCGCGACGGTATTCGCGCTACCGCGCGGGATGGGCAAGGCCAAGACCAAGATCAAGTTTTCGCACCTCTTCTCAAAGAGCTCGGCGGTTAACTGGCTATCGGCCGCCCGATTATTTCTTTTCGCCTCGCGCGATGTCTGGTTTGTGGTCGGGTTGCCGGTGTTTCTCTATTCGGTACTCCACTGGTCATTCTGGCAAGTCGGTGCATTCGCGTCCGCGTGGTTCATCGGCTACGGCTTCGTGCAGGCACTCGTTCCGGAGATCCTGCGGCTAGTCGGGGCACGCGAAGGAGTCACTGGCGACACTGCGCGCCTGTGGGCCTTTGTGCTGGTCGAAATACCGATCTGCCTGGCACTCGCGCTGGGATTAAATGTGAGCCCGGGTCCTGCGCTCATGATCGGGTTGGCCGTATTCATGGTCGTGTTCGCGATCAATTCCTCCGTGCACTCGTACCTGATACTCGCCTATTCCGGTGAGGACGAGGTCGCGGTCAACGTCGGCTTCTACTACATGGCTAATGCGGGCGGGCGGCTTCTGGGCACCTTGCTGTCCGGATTGATCTTCGAGTTTTACGGATTTATCGGCTGTCTTCTGGCTTCGGGCATCATGGTGCTTGCCGCCAGTCTGCTGTCATTCAACCTGCCGCGCGCGCAAGGGGTTCAGCTTACCGTCAAACTCAAAGAAGCTGACGCATGA
- a CDS encoding ArsI/CadI family heavy metal resistance metalloenzyme, giving the protein MKRFHAHVRVDDLESSVRFYSTLFGTEPAVLKSDYAKWMLEDPRINFAITAGSTSTGLDHLGLQVESDEDLAMIAGRLESAGQSVRKQENAACCYARGNKGWVSDPSGISWETFHTFGESTVYGNDFAPRLEAKPLESESCCAPAKSSTTPCCGASKTQ; this is encoded by the coding sequence ATGAAACGCTTTCACGCTCATGTCCGGGTCGATGACCTGGAGTCCTCGGTGCGGTTTTACTCAACGCTCTTCGGCACCGAGCCGGCAGTTCTTAAATCGGACTACGCGAAATGGATGCTCGAGGATCCGCGCATAAATTTCGCGATCACTGCGGGATCGACCTCGACCGGCCTCGACCATCTGGGGTTGCAGGTGGAATCTGACGAGGACTTGGCGATGATAGCGGGCCGCCTGGAATCCGCCGGCCAGTCAGTCAGAAAGCAGGAGAACGCGGCATGCTGTTATGCTCGCGGCAATAAAGGCTGGGTATCCGATCCCAGCGGCATTTCCTGGGAGACCTTCCACACGTTCGGAGAGAGTACGGTGTACGGCAATGATTTTGCTCCACGCCTCGAAGCCAAGCCGCTGGAGTCCGAGTCGTGCTGTGCGCCGGCGAAGTCTTCCACGACCCCGTGCTGCGGGGCTTCAAAGACGCAATAA
- a CDS encoding VacJ family lipoprotein — protein sequence MDYDPWESFNAETFDFNFNVLDRYGLKPAAKVWADVLPEPVRHGLANVFDNIGMPKRFVNKLLQGRLPGAGEELVRFVLNTTVGLAGFFDVASCVGIDKSDADTGQTLGVYGVKPGPYLVLPVLQPLTVRDAIGYAADSFMDPLSWFVTPLLADVGRGAAYTINQRADNMELYDDVEDSSLDLYAAVRNGYLQRRQRSIDDAIRDRDRIWKSFSGTSQHRESIGTAPNSSDPEMLDIQTE from the coding sequence ATGGACTACGATCCGTGGGAGTCCTTCAATGCGGAGACTTTTGATTTCAATTTCAACGTGCTCGATCGCTATGGGTTGAAGCCCGCCGCCAAGGTATGGGCCGACGTTTTGCCTGAGCCGGTGCGCCATGGTCTGGCCAACGTCTTCGATAACATCGGGATGCCGAAGCGCTTCGTCAACAAGCTTCTCCAGGGCCGCCTGCCGGGAGCCGGCGAAGAGCTGGTGCGCTTTGTGCTGAATACTACGGTCGGACTCGCCGGTTTTTTCGACGTCGCCTCGTGTGTTGGAATCGATAAGAGCGACGCGGACACTGGTCAGACCCTCGGCGTCTATGGCGTCAAGCCTGGGCCGTACCTCGTCTTGCCGGTTCTGCAGCCGTTGACTGTCCGTGACGCGATTGGCTATGCGGCCGACTCCTTCATGGATCCTCTTTCCTGGTTTGTAACCCCGTTGTTAGCGGACGTGGGACGCGGAGCGGCGTATACGATCAATCAGCGCGCCGACAACATGGAACTCTATGACGACGTCGAAGATTCGTCGCTCGATCTTTACGCCGCGGTGCGAAATGGCTATTTGCAGCGGCGTCAAAGATCTATCGACGACGCAATTCGCGATCGCGATCGAATCTGGAAGAGCTTTTCAGGTACAAGCCAACATCGTGAGTCAATTGGAACGGCCCCGAATTCGTCGGATCCGGAGATGCTCGACATTCAGACTGAATAG
- a CDS encoding ABC transporter permease: protein MKTLAVMMKDLRLIWRDRFGLVALLLVPIVVIMVIAAATQSGEGSKSILFPVVNEDQGPVATALIRAFREHLDVRVVSRATANHLVAEANDAPAALILPPELSKHYLAQKPSTVELLTDPAQWQELEAIKVVMLLADRETASLGDPFGQELLTLHERSITGDHVAFSSLEQNIPGFSLMFVLLTLIFSVSLALREEEVWQTSARLSIAPVSPVSILGGKLLARLIVATAQLLLLLLFGHFVYGLRLGHSPIAMIAVAVTVVASMTCFAAVVAAFVRTREQAIPIGLAVAFVLAALGGLFWPLYDLPRAIQAVAHVLLTSWSMSAIQDVILRDRGLAGISTELVVLTGYAAASFVVGLRLFRYGDEAQS, encoded by the coding sequence ATGAAGACGCTGGCCGTGATGATGAAGGATCTTCGGCTGATCTGGCGCGACCGCTTTGGCCTGGTGGCTCTGCTGCTCGTTCCGATCGTCGTGATCATGGTCATTGCCGCAGCTACCCAGTCGGGCGAGGGCAGTAAAAGTATATTGTTCCCGGTAGTCAATGAGGATCAGGGACCCGTTGCCACCGCCTTGATTCGTGCCTTCCGCGAGCATCTTGATGTGCGCGTCGTATCGCGTGCGACGGCAAATCATCTTGTCGCTGAAGCCAATGATGCCCCAGCGGCGCTCATTCTTCCGCCCGAGCTGAGCAAGCACTACCTCGCGCAAAAGCCTTCCACAGTGGAACTACTGACGGATCCCGCGCAATGGCAGGAACTCGAAGCGATCAAAGTCGTGATGCTGCTGGCCGATCGCGAAACGGCTTCCCTCGGCGATCCGTTCGGCCAGGAGCTCCTCACACTGCATGAGCGCAGTATCACCGGCGACCATGTTGCCTTCTCGTCGCTCGAACAGAACATCCCGGGTTTCAGCCTGATGTTCGTGCTGCTGACGTTGATCTTCAGCGTTTCGCTCGCGCTGCGCGAGGAGGAAGTCTGGCAAACAAGCGCGCGGTTATCGATTGCGCCGGTTTCGCCGGTTTCGATCCTTGGCGGCAAGCTGCTCGCGCGGTTGATCGTTGCCACCGCGCAGTTGCTGCTACTCCTGCTGTTCGGCCATTTCGTCTACGGACTCAGGCTAGGTCATTCGCCCATCGCGATGATCGCAGTCGCGGTGACAGTGGTCGCATCGATGACTTGCTTCGCCGCGGTTGTTGCCGCCTTTGTTCGAACACGCGAACAGGCTATTCCCATCGGTCTTGCGGTGGCTTTCGTCCTGGCGGCGCTGGGCGGTCTGTTCTGGCCTCTTTATGACTTGCCGCGAGCGATACAGGCCGTTGCTCATGTATTACTGACTTCGTGGTCGATGTCGGCGATCCAGGATGTGATTCTTCGCGATCGTGGGTTAGCCGGGATCTCCACTGAGCTGGTCGTTCTCACAGGCTATGCGGCCGCATCTTTCGTCGTTGGATTGCGGTTGTTCCGCTATGGAGACGAAGCCCAGTCGTGA
- a CDS encoding ABC transporter ATP-binding protein translates to MSFDIRQGEVFGLLGLNGAGKTTLISMLATEKRPSAGDAQLLDRSIRDERRAVRQMIGVAPQEIALYPNLTAAENLHFFGRIYGVSRIELAIRIDELLCLIGLHDRRDDQVATYSGGMKRRLNLAVALIHRPKLILLDEPTAGVDPQSREEILTIVRRLRHDGNAILYTTHYMEEAEGLCDRLAILNRGKLVALGTMDTLLAGLDFSEVIELSGPDSRVDAAIRAMAGGCRVERHDGLVRFFVKRATDYLGPLQKLVSRDRSIRLKITPVSLEDIFMQLTGSEVPA, encoded by the coding sequence GTGAGCTTCGACATTCGTCAAGGTGAGGTCTTTGGGCTGTTGGGACTGAATGGGGCCGGAAAGACCACGTTGATTTCGATGCTGGCGACGGAGAAACGACCGTCCGCGGGCGATGCGCAACTGCTGGACCGAAGTATCCGCGATGAGCGCCGCGCGGTGCGCCAGATGATTGGTGTGGCGCCGCAGGAAATTGCGCTCTATCCGAATCTAACCGCAGCTGAGAATCTCCACTTCTTCGGCCGCATCTACGGCGTGAGTCGCATCGAGCTGGCGATCCGTATTGATGAGCTGCTTTGCCTGATCGGACTCCACGATCGTCGCGACGATCAAGTTGCTACGTACTCCGGCGGAATGAAACGGCGGCTGAACCTTGCAGTTGCCCTGATACATCGGCCGAAACTCATTCTGCTGGATGAACCGACGGCCGGCGTCGACCCGCAATCCCGCGAAGAAATCCTGACGATCGTGCGGAGGCTGCGCCACGACGGCAATGCGATTCTTTATACGACCCACTACATGGAAGAGGCCGAGGGCCTTTGCGATCGACTGGCGATCCTCAATCGAGGAAAACTCGTGGCGCTCGGTACGATGGACACGTTGCTGGCCGGCCTTGATTTTTCCGAAGTGATCGAATTGAGCGGCCCGGACAGTCGAGTCGATGCCGCGATTCGGGCGATGGCCGGCGGATGCCGGGTTGAACGGCACGACGGGCTCGTGCGTTTTTTTGTTAAACGCGCAACAGACTATCTGGGTCCGCTGCAAAAGCTCGTCAGCCGCGATAGATCGATTCGCCTCAAGATTACGCCGGTCAGTCTCGAGGATATCTTCATGCAACTAACGGGCAGCGAGGTTCCCGCATGA
- a CDS encoding ABC transporter substrate-binding protein: MIRRLPIVVVIWLVTIAPARAATPIDYTRTILEQAESIVASNQPHDEKLGALSVLFSKFLDTDEMGREALGSHWSTFSPDQQTNFLALFRALVERTYVQKLLLFENPDFVYAGQQINGATAIVDTKIVTPRDQFDVTYRLIPTGGVWMVTRITVEDVSLTANLGSQLSDLLARMSVDDLLALMRRKYGNPNGAA; encoded by the coding sequence ATGATCCGAAGACTGCCCATCGTGGTCGTAATTTGGCTTGTGACTATTGCGCCCGCGCGCGCAGCAACTCCGATTGATTACACGCGAACGATTCTCGAACAGGCCGAATCGATCGTCGCAAGCAATCAGCCGCACGACGAGAAGCTCGGCGCACTTTCGGTGCTGTTCAGCAAGTTCCTTGACACCGACGAGATGGGCCGCGAGGCGCTTGGCTCGCATTGGTCGACCTTCAGCCCCGATCAGCAGACGAACTTCCTTGCGCTGTTCCGCGCATTAGTCGAGCGTACCTATGTACAGAAGTTATTACTATTCGAAAATCCTGACTTCGTTTATGCCGGCCAGCAGATTAATGGCGCTACCGCGATTGTTGACACCAAAATAGTCACTCCACGGGATCAGTTTGACGTCACTTATCGATTGATACCAACGGGCGGCGTCTGGATGGTTACGAGGATCACGGTCGAGGACGTGAGTCTCACCGCCAACCTTGGCAGCCAGCTGAGCGATCTTCTTGCACGGATGTCGGTCGACGACCTGCTCGCGCTGATGCGGCGCAAGTACGGTAACCCGAATGGAGCCGCCTAG
- a CDS encoding metalloregulator ArsR/SmtB family transcription factor: protein MKKLTAIAALGALAQETRLDIFRLLVQKGPEGLPAGEIGARLGQPSPTMSFHLNQLRFAGLVTSRRESRSIIYSANFKAMTDLLGYLTENCCGGRSELCAPARASNCMTECAPQPKTLMPKKNRRAAV from the coding sequence ATGAAGAAGTTAACCGCGATCGCTGCGCTGGGTGCGCTGGCGCAGGAAACCCGGCTCGACATCTTTCGCCTGCTGGTGCAGAAGGGCCCCGAAGGTCTGCCCGCCGGCGAGATCGGCGCCCGGCTCGGACAACCGTCGCCCACGATGTCGTTTCATCTGAACCAGCTCAGGTTCGCGGGCCTGGTTACCTCGCGCCGCGAGAGCCGATCAATAATCTACAGCGCGAATTTCAAAGCCATGACCGATCTGCTCGGTTATCTGACCGAAAACTGCTGTGGCGGACGGTCGGAACTTTGCGCGCCCGCGCGGGCGTCCAACTGCATGACCGAATGTGCACCTCAACCCAAAACGCTAATGCCAAAAAAGAATCGGAGGGCTGCGGTATGA
- a CDS encoding HAMP domain-containing sensor histidine kinase, whose product MRRRVHGDASGSREGQLQRTGALYTAPCQRRQQVSSEDDASNPAWKCVIIIAWASKRGAFLADKRQSGRVGAHSGDEGIDPPDDARVLQALAGLNSELANVQRELARRNAELDAAIREKNQLLGMAAHDLRNPLSVIVGVLDLLSEELADSLSAQNRDLLARVTSAAGQMQALIDDILDYSKIDAGRLDLQLAPVDVAELIRQGLEFNTLLASKKGIKLRFESERTPPTLNLDSRRMQQVLSNLISNALKFSHAGTTITVSLRCDAAEVTIAIADEGQGIRADELEQLFKPYSRTSTRSTANEKSTGLGLAIVRRIVAAHGGRVRVESALGRGSTFYVVLPIPPR is encoded by the coding sequence TTGCGGCGGCGTGTTCACGGTGATGCCAGCGGCAGCCGAGAGGGTCAGCTACAAAGGACAGGCGCGCTGTACACCGCGCCATGCCAGCGAAGACAACAGGTTTCTAGTGAAGACGACGCCTCGAACCCAGCCTGGAAATGCGTCATCATAATTGCTTGGGCAAGCAAACGGGGAGCTTTCTTGGCTGACAAGCGACAATCCGGAAGAGTAGGCGCGCACAGCGGCGACGAAGGCATTGACCCGCCCGACGACGCGCGCGTGCTCCAGGCGCTCGCCGGGCTGAACAGCGAACTGGCCAACGTTCAACGCGAGTTGGCACGCCGCAACGCGGAACTCGACGCCGCTATCCGAGAGAAGAATCAGCTGTTGGGGATGGCGGCGCATGACTTGCGCAATCCGCTCAGCGTCATCGTCGGCGTACTGGATCTACTCAGCGAAGAATTGGCTGACTCGTTGAGCGCGCAGAACCGCGATCTGCTCGCGAGGGTCACTAGCGCAGCCGGGCAGATGCAGGCCCTGATCGACGACATCCTCGACTATTCGAAAATTGACGCGGGCCGGCTCGACCTCCAACTGGCGCCCGTCGATGTCGCCGAGCTGATCCGGCAAGGCCTGGAGTTCAACACGCTCCTTGCCAGCAAGAAGGGTATCAAGCTGCGCTTCGAAAGCGAGAGAACACCTCCCACACTTAATCTCGACTCAAGACGTATGCAGCAGGTGCTGAGCAATCTTATCAGCAACGCCTTGAAGTTTTCTCACGCCGGAACGACGATCACCGTGTCCTTGCGATGTGACGCGGCCGAAGTGACGATCGCGATCGCCGACGAGGGACAGGGAATCCGGGCCGACGAGCTTGAGCAATTGTTCAAGCCCTATTCGCGCACCAGCACCAGGAGCACCGCCAACGAGAAGAGCACCGGACTCGGGCTTGCGATTGTGCGGAGGATCGTCGCGGCTCACGGCGGCCGCGTGCGAGTCGAGAGCGCATTGGGGCGCGGGTCAACCTTCTATGTGGTGCTGCCGATTCCGCCGCGATGA
- a CDS encoding antibiotic biosynthesis monooxygenase, which produces MAISRFSVPRTAAGDIEARFVRRPRLVDKHQGFLGCEVLKTGSDPVTFVLITRWESRAKLKAYLQSADFRSVHAGADEGADFRIYDLVAR; this is translated from the coding sequence GTGGCAATCTCCCGCTTCAGCGTTCCCCGAACGGCCGCGGGTGATATCGAGGCGCGTTTCGTGCGGCGCCCGCGGCTGGTCGATAAGCATCAAGGATTTCTTGGCTGCGAAGTTCTCAAGACCGGCAGCGATCCGGTGACCTTTGTTCTGATCACCCGATGGGAGAGCCGCGCCAAGCTGAAAGCCTACCTGCAATCGGCCGACTTCAGGTCAGTCCACGCAGGCGCTGACGAGGGAGCGGATTTCCGGATTTACGATCTCGTCGCGCGATGA
- a CDS encoding TauD/TfdA family dioxygenase, with translation MPQNRDGDLLGHVRDTGGIATNADVPRLTSVQFELLELIESIANDPAFRLDMGFEPGDIQFLKNSTILHCRSEYEDFDDPDLKREQGNRLLRSGEVV, from the coding sequence GTGCCACAGAATCGGGATGGGGACCTGCTGGGGCACGTGCGCGATACTGGCGGGATCGCGACCAATGCCGATGTGCCGCGGCTCACGTCGGTGCAGTTCGAGCTGCTCGAACTGATTGAGTCGATCGCGAACGACCCCGCTTTCCGGCTCGACATGGGGTTTGAGCCAGGCGATATCCAGTTTCTGAAGAACTCGACGATCCTTCACTGCCGCAGCGAATATGAGGACTTCGACGATCCCGATCTGAAGCGCGAACAAGGGAACCGCCTGTTGCGCTCCGGCGAAGTCGTATGA
- a CDS encoding ArsJ-associated glyceraldehyde-3-phosphate dehydrogenase gives MKEDANPPPAKIGINGFGRMGRLALRAAFINRAFGIAHINEVKGGPETAAHLLEFDSVHGRWRAPIASEANALVVEGERISYSNFAEIRETPWRQAGIDIVLECSGKLLTPEALQPYIDQGVRKVIVAAPVKKGALNVVMGVNDRLYDPDRYHIVTAASCTTNCLAPVVKVVHEKLGIRHGVITTVHDVTNTQTVVDLAHKDLRRARSALMSLIPTTTGSATAIGLIYPELQGKLNGMAIRVPLLNASLTDCVFEVARSTTVDEVNGCLRAAAEGKLNGILGFEARPLVSVDFVNDARSSIVDGPSTMVVDGTQVKVIAWYDNEWGYVNRLIELAAKVAASLHAGQDSAAAR, from the coding sequence ATGAAAGAAGACGCGAATCCCCCGCCGGCGAAGATCGGGATCAACGGATTCGGGCGTATGGGGCGCCTGGCGCTGCGTGCGGCTTTCATCAATCGCGCATTCGGAATTGCCCACATCAATGAGGTCAAGGGCGGTCCGGAGACCGCTGCTCATCTACTCGAATTTGACAGCGTTCATGGCAGATGGAGAGCGCCGATCGCTTCTGAAGCGAACGCGCTTGTAGTTGAAGGCGAACGAATCAGTTACAGCAACTTCGCCGAGATCCGCGAAACGCCCTGGCGGCAAGCGGGAATCGATATCGTTCTTGAATGCTCCGGCAAGCTTCTAACTCCAGAGGCCCTGCAACCGTACATCGATCAAGGCGTTCGAAAAGTGATCGTCGCCGCGCCGGTCAAGAAAGGCGCCCTCAACGTCGTGATGGGCGTGAACGATCGCCTCTACGATCCAGACCGGTATCACATCGTCACCGCCGCCTCGTGCACCACGAATTGCCTCGCCCCGGTAGTGAAGGTTGTGCATGAGAAGCTCGGCATCCGCCACGGCGTCATCACAACTGTTCATGACGTGACCAATACTCAGACAGTGGTCGATCTGGCGCACAAGGATCTCCGGCGCGCGCGTTCCGCATTGATGTCTCTGATTCCCACGACTACCGGCTCTGCCACTGCGATAGGTCTCATCTATCCGGAACTACAGGGCAAATTGAACGGAATGGCGATTCGAGTGCCGCTGCTCAATGCTTCGCTCACCGACTGCGTATTCGAGGTGGCGCGTTCCACGACGGTCGACGAAGTGAACGGATGCTTGCGCGCTGCTGCCGAAGGCAAGCTGAACGGAATTTTGGGTTTCGAGGCGCGGCCCCTGGTCTCGGTCGATTTCGTCAACGACGCGCGTTCATCGATAGTCGATGGACCTTCGACCATGGTCGTCGACGGAACCCAAGTCAAAGTAATTGCCTGGTACGACAATGAATGGGGCTACGTAAACCGGCTGATTGAACTCGCGGCGAAGGTCGCGGCGAGTCTTCACGCGGGGCAGGACTCCGCGGCCGCGAGATAA
- a CDS encoding metalloregulator ArsR/SmtB family transcription factor — protein MQGATRNRTAGNGGQRHGTAMTKAEVMAVLGALSQETRLEIFRMLAQRGLAGMPAGEIAERMKLPSPTLAFHLNNLKHSGLVAPRRQSRTVFYDAKIRTIDAVIDYLAENCRGRVKPSTREKRSFVTHGDRPMNVLFLCTRNSARSIMAECAMNRWGGERFRAFSAGSAPAGTVHPATLRLLRELKYKTEGLSSKSWDGFAVPDGPRLDYVFTLCDRAAAETCPAWPGQPLTAHWGFKDPLAFKGSISATRSPFLKTYSAIEQKIRIFTALPIETLERFALQRWVTEIGKLDFAAAA, from the coding sequence TTGCAAGGCGCGACTCGCAACCGGACCGCCGGAAACGGCGGTCAACGACACGGAACGGCGATGACTAAAGCAGAGGTAATGGCGGTTCTAGGGGCGCTGTCCCAGGAAACCAGGCTCGAAATTTTCCGGATGCTGGCGCAGCGCGGCCTCGCGGGGATGCCGGCCGGTGAAATTGCCGAGCGAATGAAGCTCCCCTCTCCGACGCTCGCGTTTCATCTCAACAACTTGAAGCATTCGGGGCTGGTAGCTCCTCGCCGGCAGAGCCGAACGGTTTTTTACGACGCCAAGATCCGAACGATAGACGCCGTCATCGATTATCTCGCCGAAAATTGCCGCGGCCGCGTGAAACCATCAACGCGAGAGAAACGCTCGTTCGTCACGCACGGGGACCGACCAATGAACGTGCTCTTTCTATGCACCCGGAACTCGGCCCGCAGCATCATGGCTGAGTGCGCGATGAACCGCTGGGGCGGAGAAAGGTTTCGCGCGTTCAGCGCCGGTAGCGCTCCGGCCGGCACCGTTCACCCCGCCACACTACGGCTGCTTCGGGAATTGAAGTACAAGACCGAAGGATTGAGCAGCAAAAGCTGGGACGGGTTCGCGGTGCCCGATGGCCCGCGGCTGGATTACGTCTTCACCCTTTGCGATCGCGCGGCCGCCGAGACCTGTCCGGCATGGCCGGGACAGCCGTTAACGGCGCACTGGGGCTTCAAGGATCCGCTGGCCTTCAAGGGATCCATCTCCGCGACCCGCAGCCCGTTTCTGAAAACCTACTCCGCGATCGAACAGAAGATCAGAATCTTCACCGCTCTTCCGATCGAGACACTGGAACGATTCGCATTGCAGCGTTGGGTAACCGAGATTGGAAAGCTCGATTTCGCGGCCGCGGCCTAG